The proteins below are encoded in one region of Ostrea edulis chromosome 3, xbOstEdul1.1, whole genome shotgun sequence:
- the LOC125673997 gene encoding neuroligin-2-like, with the protein MIWFHGGAFVIGQSSIYDASTLSGFGNVVIVTVNYRLGPIGFLATDDDTSKGNYGLWDQQMALQWVHDNIRSFGGDPNLVTLFGESAGGASTFLQALYPKNKGLFKRIISESGTAMCPWAYSERNTVGRFSKLLGLRLNCSIATNAELLKCLRSKPFEDLITNAQVGTKEDEIYRPEWVPVVDGEFIKQLPPDVFLYPETMIADGRNALADLDLLIGINDGDGGFITMVSLLPFVQSKVTPTSSALQIVNSYVTNSMLTDRFGLTTASLVDAMSFLYTNWSEPMTNDTYLHKILSMSSDYQFFMPAKLSARAHAKVQHPERHTYMYLFTHRSSFARSIPWVPGAGHGDELPYVFGFPSTMQKGLNFQNSLPSDEVSLSEEVMTYWTNFVKTGDPNKPVPVRKTWPEFDVHSEHYLDINTRLSVKSRMDAARTAFWTELAPKMLQNVHDFHRPDSATAHNTNVPVFNHILG; encoded by the exons ATGATTTGGTTTCATGGAGGAGCGTTTGTGATCGGACAATCTAGTATATATGATGCCTCTACTCTTTCGGGATTCGGAAATGTAGTAATAGTAACCGTTAATTACAGACTGGGTCCGATAGGATTTTTAGCCACAGATGACGACACATCTAAAGGTAATTATGGGCTCTGGGATCAGCAAATGGCTCTTCAGTGGGTTCATGACAACATTAGATCTTTTGGAGGTGATCCAAACCTTGTTACATTATTTGGAGAATCGGCTGGTGGAGCCAGCACATTTTTGCAAGCTCTCTATCCTAAAAATAAAGGGCTTTTCAAGAGAATAATTTCTGAAAGTGGAACTGCTATGTGCCCATGGGCTTACAGTGAAAGAAACACTGTTGGCAGATTTTCTAAATTACTTGGATTGAGATTAAACTGTTCAATTGCGACAAATGCTGAACTACTAAAATGTCTTCGAAGTAAACCTTTTGAAGACTTAATTACAAATGCACAAGTGGGAACAAAAGAAGATGAGATATACCGTCCCGAGTGGGTCCCAGTCGTAGACGGAGAATTCATCAAACAACTTCCTCCAGACGTGTTTCTGTATCCCGAAACTATGATAGCTGATGGAAGAAATGCCCTTGCTGATCTTGACCTTTTAATTGGGATCAATGACGGTGACGGTGGATTTATTACTATGGTTTCACTTCTCCCATTTGTGCAAAGTAAAGTTACGCCGACATCTTCTGCTCTTCAAATAGTCAACAGTTACGTGACTAATTCCATGCTTACAGATCGTTTTGGTCTTACCACTGCTTCTCTCGTTGATGCCATGTCGTTTCTCTATACAAATTGGTCAGAGCCTATGACGAATGATACCTATCTCCATAAGATACTGAGCATGTCCTCTGACTACCAATTTTTTATGCCAGCCAAATTATCCGCTCGTGCGCATGCTAAAGTACAGCATCCGGAACGGCACACATATATGTACCTTTTTACACATCGCTCGTCATTTGCTCGCTCGATTCCTTGGGTTCCTGGAGCAGGCCACGGTGATGAACTACCTTACGTGTTTGGTTTCCCTTCCACTATGCAAAAAGGACTTAATTTTCAAAACAGTCTTCCGTCAGACGAGGTTTCACTTTCGGAGGAAGTCATGACATATTGGACTAATTTTGTCAAGACAGG TGATCCTAACAAACCAGTTCCCGTTCGAAAAACATGGCCAGAATTTGATGTCCATTCTGAACACTATTTGGATATCAATACTAGGTTATCAGTAAAATCTAGAATGGACGCGGCTCGCACAGCATTTTGGACAGAACTGGCACCGAAAATGCTCCAGAATGTACACGATTTTCACCGGCCTGACTCAGCTACTGCCCACAATACAAATGTGCCCGTTTTCAACCATATCCTAGGTTAA